In one window of Limnohabitans sp. MORI2 DNA:
- a CDS encoding M12 family metallo-peptidase, with translation MSLSVSFTSGLSPMQSMALGSATAVTVTQAMMAKNASPVVVQDSLANVQANVAGLQKLAASGKLSGFSLSEANPVVSLSASQLNSSAALLTKFNTSGIAVAVQDTAANLTRSSAKLSPEMQVRVQDTSTRMMASLSALESLAASQKLDAVSLTDSPSRLTFKVSQWTGTSVLRPLLNVAVDVLDTAANVAGTSLAQADRVTVKDSVSAVLRNFEALRSKAASGELDAVVLTDKKPALTLTAAQYLGSEALRAKLQGVNYTIKDTAQAIADNAQALSGLAVTVVDTVAQVQANIDALQSFAAGGKLTGVKFTDSSQPVLSLTVTQAKGIGAIAGVGIKLTDTAANIQNNFDALVANKKITAIQLTDTARPVLQLSEAQYKKGSALLAKVSGAAVAVQFNGNYNDYKIKANTDGTYSVGNAKYKGVNIFAFRDTSTFADTGDANINAMLLGGTPYWWRDSANSLTTSDVQVKAGVYALGEGSSRQTFTYSFLQKANVAGTEDGVGFQSMSATQRQAVRDAFTYLSSIIPVTFEESNQAGQADINFGTNDQSARSSSGYANVPNGSGDHGVYLLLDNGAGNLNGNMTQGTYGWQTLIHEIGHTLGLKHPGNYNASGGGSPGPFLSKALDTRLYTLMSYNNPVGSMLVSSKRTGNGLVNYTGTTVNPSTYMMFDMAALQYLYGVGDGVGAEKYQVSSFTADWTGMQTLWMPTAGEIDASAVSNANIIDLRAGAFSSINVIPKSITDSFPASLKNTATYIGLNNVGLAYGSQVTQVKGGSSDDVFYTSNLSDATIDGGAGENDTVYLAGTAADWVIRNNSYVNDNLHRTVRLTNVEIVKYYNADTASITHSRLDLEV, from the coding sequence GTGTCACTTTCGGTTTCCTTCACATCTGGTTTGTCCCCCATGCAAAGCATGGCGTTGGGCAGTGCCACGGCTGTGACGGTCACGCAGGCCATGATGGCCAAAAATGCCTCACCCGTGGTCGTGCAAGACAGCTTGGCCAATGTGCAAGCCAATGTGGCCGGTTTACAAAAGTTGGCAGCGAGTGGCAAGCTCAGTGGCTTCAGCTTGTCTGAAGCCAACCCTGTGGTGAGTTTGAGCGCTTCACAACTCAACAGCAGCGCAGCGTTGCTGACGAAATTCAATACATCGGGCATAGCGGTGGCGGTGCAAGACACGGCAGCCAATCTGACACGTTCGTCAGCCAAGCTTTCGCCTGAAATGCAGGTGCGAGTGCAAGACACCTCGACACGCATGATGGCCAGTTTGAGCGCTTTAGAGTCATTGGCGGCGAGTCAAAAGTTGGATGCCGTGAGTCTGACCGATAGCCCCAGTCGGCTGACATTCAAAGTCAGTCAGTGGACGGGCACGAGCGTTTTGCGCCCGCTGCTCAATGTGGCCGTGGATGTGCTGGATACTGCGGCGAATGTGGCTGGCACCAGCTTGGCGCAGGCTGATCGAGTGACAGTCAAAGACTCGGTCTCGGCAGTGTTGCGCAACTTTGAAGCCTTGCGTAGCAAAGCGGCCAGTGGTGAGCTCGATGCAGTGGTGTTAACTGACAAAAAACCAGCGCTCACCTTAACGGCCGCGCAATACCTTGGCAGCGAAGCATTGCGTGCCAAATTACAAGGCGTGAACTACACCATCAAAGATACGGCGCAAGCCATTGCTGACAACGCTCAGGCTTTGAGTGGGTTAGCGGTGACGGTGGTTGACACTGTGGCTCAAGTGCAAGCCAACATCGACGCTTTACAAAGTTTTGCAGCGGGGGGGAAGTTGACGGGTGTGAAGTTCACAGACAGCAGTCAACCCGTCCTGTCGCTGACAGTGACACAAGCGAAAGGAATTGGTGCGATTGCTGGCGTTGGTATCAAACTGACAGATACAGCCGCCAATATTCAAAACAATTTTGATGCATTGGTGGCCAATAAAAAAATCACGGCCATTCAGTTGACAGATACGGCACGCCCTGTTTTGCAGCTGAGTGAAGCGCAGTACAAAAAGGGTAGCGCCTTGCTCGCCAAGGTGTCAGGTGCTGCGGTTGCGGTTCAATTCAATGGCAATTACAACGATTACAAAATCAAAGCCAACACGGACGGCACGTATTCAGTCGGAAACGCCAAATACAAAGGGGTGAACATCTTTGCATTTCGGGACACCAGTACCTTTGCGGATACTGGGGACGCCAATATCAATGCCATGCTGCTAGGTGGAACGCCTTATTGGTGGCGTGATAGTGCTAACTCGCTCACGACCTCAGATGTGCAAGTCAAGGCCGGTGTCTATGCCTTAGGCGAGGGGAGTAGCCGCCAAACGTTCACCTATAGTTTTTTACAAAAAGCCAACGTGGCAGGGACTGAGGATGGCGTGGGTTTCCAATCCATGAGTGCCACTCAACGTCAGGCTGTCCGTGATGCCTTTACCTATCTCTCGAGCATCATTCCGGTCACGTTTGAGGAGTCCAATCAAGCGGGCCAAGCAGACATCAACTTTGGCACCAACGACCAATCGGCCAGAAGTAGCTCAGGCTATGCGAATGTCCCCAACGGCAGTGGTGACCACGGGGTGTATCTCCTGCTCGACAACGGAGCGGGAAATTTAAACGGTAATATGACGCAGGGGACTTATGGATGGCAAACCCTGATTCATGAAATTGGTCACACACTAGGTCTTAAACATCCCGGCAACTACAACGCCAGCGGCGGTGGTTCACCTGGGCCATTTCTGAGTAAGGCCTTGGATACCCGCTTGTACACCTTGATGTCTTACAACAACCCTGTTGGAAGCATGTTGGTGAGTAGCAAGCGGACAGGCAATGGGTTGGTCAACTACACAGGCACCACGGTCAATCCCAGCACTTACATGATGTTTGATATGGCCGCCCTGCAGTATTTGTACGGTGTAGGCGATGGCGTGGGCGCTGAGAAATACCAAGTCAGTTCGTTCACTGCCGATTGGACGGGAATGCAGACCTTGTGGATGCCAACCGCGGGTGAAATCGACGCCTCTGCAGTGAGCAATGCCAACATCATTGATTTGCGTGCAGGCGCTTTCAGCTCTATCAATGTCATTCCTAAAAGCATCACGGATAGTTTTCCAGCCTCATTGAAAAATACGGCCACCTATATTGGGTTGAACAACGTAGGTTTGGCGTATGGCAGTCAAGTCACACAAGTCAAGGGCGGAAGCAGTGACGATGTGTTCTACACCAGCAACCTGTCGGATGCCACGATAGATGGGGGCGCAGGCGAGAACGACACGGTTTATTTGGCGGGTACGGCTGCCGACTGGGTCATTCGTAACAACAGTTATGTGAATGACAACTTGCATCGCACCGTGCGCTTGACGAACGTGGAAATCGTCAAGTACTACAACGCCGACACGGCATCGATCACGCATTCACGCCTCGATCTCGAGGTTTAA